The following are encoded together in the Gilvimarinus sp. DA14 genome:
- a CDS encoding succinate dehydrogenase iron-sulfur subunit: MLKVEIYRYNPETDSAPYMKTYEIDTKGKDLMVLDVLEQLKAQDTTLSYRRSCREGVCGSDGMNINGKNGLACITPLSECVKKGKLILRPLPGLPVIRDLVVDMSQFYAQYKKIEPYLQTDTPAPAIERLQSPEERAKLDGLYECILCACCSTSCPSFWWNPDKFIGPAGLLQAYRFLVDSRDEATEHRLTNLDDPFSVFRCHGIQNCVSVCPKGLNPTRAIGHIRSMLLRSAT; encoded by the coding sequence ATGTTGAAAGTAGAGATTTACCGCTATAACCCGGAAACTGACTCCGCGCCCTACATGAAGACTTACGAAATCGATACTAAGGGCAAGGATCTGATGGTGCTGGATGTGCTTGAGCAGCTTAAAGCTCAGGACACCACGCTGTCCTACCGTCGTTCGTGTCGTGAAGGTGTATGCGGCTCCGATGGCATGAATATTAACGGCAAAAACGGCTTGGCCTGTATCACGCCGCTGTCTGAGTGCGTTAAAAAAGGTAAGTTGATATTGCGTCCGCTGCCGGGATTGCCGGTTATTCGCGATCTGGTTGTGGATATGTCTCAGTTTTATGCGCAATACAAGAAAATTGAGCCCTATCTGCAAACCGATACTCCGGCTCCGGCTATCGAGCGCTTACAATCACCGGAAGAACGGGCTAAACTCGACGGCCTGTATGAGTGTATACTTTGTGCCTGTTGCTCAACCAGCTGCCCTTCGTTCTGGTGGAATCCAGACAAATTTATTGGCCCAGCTGGCTTGCTGCAGGCTTACCGTTTCTTGGTAGACAGCCGCGACGAGGCAACTGAACATCGCCTGACCAACCTGGATGACCCCTTCAGCGTATTTCGTTGCCACGGCATCCAGAATTGTGTATCGGTGTGCCCCAAGGGGTTGAACCCAACCCGGGCCATTGGTCACATACGGTCCATGTTGCTGCGCAGTGCGACCTAA